DNA from Nitrospira sp.:
ACCGGCGGCGATCGGGCGCACACCTTCAACATCTCGACGACGGCGGCCTTCGTTGCGGCGGGAGCCGGTCTGACGGTGGCCAAGCACGGCAACCGGTCCGTCTCGTCCAGGTGCGGCAGCGCCGATGTGTTGGCGGCCTTGGGCGTGAAGATCGATCTCCCGCCCGAACTGATTGCAGATTGCGTGAACGAGGTGGGCATCGGATTTCTCTTTGCGCCGCTCTACCACTGCGCGATGAAACATTGCGCCGCAACGCGGCAGGAGCTGGGAATCCGCACCCTGTTGAATATCCTCGGTCCCCTCACTAATCCGGCCGGGGCCCGCCTGCAGGTCGTCGGGGTATTCGATGCGAGGCTGACGGAGTTGCTGGCCAAGGTCCTGGTTCATTTGGGCGCGCAACATTGCTTTGTGGTCCACGGCCTGGACGGGTTGGATGAGATCACGGTGGCGGATCGAACGAGGATTTCCGAGGGCAAGGGAGGGGTGGTCTCGAGTTATCTCATCGATCCCTCCGAGTTCGGTCTCTCCCTTGTTGCGCCCAAGGAGCTGGTCGGCGGCAGCGCGGAGGAGAATGCGGCGATCACCCGCGACGTGCTCCGAGGGCGGAAGGGGCCGAAGCGCGACATCGTCTGCCTCAACGCGGCGCCGGCCTTGGTCGCAGGACGCAAGGCAAAGACCCTGCAGGAAGGGTTTCAATTGGCCCAGCGGACGATCGACAGCGGTGCGGCGATGGATAAACTGGATAAGCTCATCGCATTTACCGAGAAGGCGTAACGGTACCGTGATTCTGGACCGTATTCTCGAACATAAGAAAGCCGAAATCCGCCATAAGAGCAGTCGTGGATACCTTGCGGATCTGAAAAACAAGATCCGTGATGCAGGGCCGACGATGGGGTTTGCCGTGACGTTGGAGGCGATGCGCCGGCCCGATCGACCGGCGCTCATTGCGGAGGTCAAGAAGGCCTCGCCCAGTCTGGGACTCCTGCGGCAGGAGTTCGAGCAACGGTTCGAGCCGGCGGCGATTGCGGGGGCGTATCGGGAGCATGGGGCCGCGGCGATCTCCGTGTTGACGGACAAGGATTTTTTTCAAGGCAGTTTGGAGTACCTAGCCGAGGTCAAGCAGAAGGTGGGGCTCCCGGCGCTGAACAAAGAATTCATGGTCGCGGACATTCAATTTTACGAAGCCCGTGCCTATGGCGCCGACGCGGTGTTGCTCATCGTGGCCGGGTTGGAGAAACGGCAACTGATCGACTTCGCGGCCTTGGCCAAGGAGTTGTCGCTCGATGTCCTGGTGGAGACGCACCATGAACGGGAATTGGACATCGTGATGGAATGGTTGCCGGACATACGGCTGATCGGCATCAACAATCGCGACCTCAAGACCTTCTCGACGGATCTCGGCGTGACCCTTCGGCTGGCGAAACGCATTCCCGGCGACAAGTTGATCGTGAGCGAGAGCGGCATTCACAAGCGGGACGATGTGGTGCGGCTGATCGAGGCCGGAGTCCAGGCGATGTTGATCGGAGAGTCGTTGATCAGGGCCCAGGACATCGGGGCGA
Protein-coding regions in this window:
- a CDS encoding Anthranilate phosphoribosyltransferase: MIKDAINKLAERADLTEQEAEAVMGEIMDGTATSAQIAGYLMGLRMKGETVEEIAGSVRAMRARATKIRVGDSQVVDTCGTGGDRAHTFNISTTAAFVAAGAGLTVAKHGNRSVSSRCGSADVLAALGVKIDLPPELIADCVNEVGIGFLFAPLYHCAMKHCAATRQELGIRTLLNILGPLTNPAGARLQVVGVFDARLTELLAKVLVHLGAQHCFVVHGLDGLDEITVADRTRISEGKGGVVSSYLIDPSEFGLSLVAPKELVGGSAEENAAITRDVLRGRKGPKRDIVCLNAAPALVAGRKAKTLQEGFQLAQRTIDSGAAMDKLDKLIAFTEKA
- a CDS encoding Indole-3-glycerol phosphate synthase; the encoded protein is MILDRILEHKKAEIRHKSSRGYLADLKNKIRDAGPTMGFAVTLEAMRRPDRPALIAEVKKASPSLGLLRQEFEQRFEPAAIAGAYREHGAAAISVLTDKDFFQGSLEYLAEVKQKVGLPALNKEFMVADIQFYEARAYGADAVLLIVAGLEKRQLIDFAALAKELSLDVLVETHHERELDIVMEWLPDIRLIGINNRDLKTFSTDLGVTLRLAKRIPGDKLIVSESGIHKRDDVVRLIEAGVQAMLIGESLIRAQDIGAKIRELFGDDRKKEQP